A window of Streptomyces broussonetiae genomic DNA:
GGCCGTACGGGCCTGTTGCTCGCGGTGTTCGGGACGGCCACGGTGGCCGGGATCTGGCTCACCGGTGCGCTGATCGACCGGTGGCCGCGCCGCACCCTGCTCGGGGCGCTCGCCCTGTTCGCGGGCGTGCTGCCGGTACTGGGCCTGGCCGCGGGGGTGCATGCGCTGCTGGTCGGCGCGGTCGCCGTGTGGGGCGTGGCCTTCGGCGGGGCGCCGACGCTGATCCAGACCGCGCTGGTCGACGCCTCGGGCCCGGCCGACGCGGATGTGGCGACCTCGTTGCAGACCACGGTGTACAACGCGGGTATCGCGGCCGGTTCGTTCACCGGTGGGGTGGCGCTGGACCGGCTGGGCGCCGGTGCGCTGCCGTGGACCGCGCTGGCACCGGCCCTGGTCGCGCTGGGTACGGTCGCGGCGGGCCGGCGGCACGCCTTCCCTGCCGTGCGGCGCGCCGTCGCCCCGGAGGCGGACACACCGGCCGGGTCCCGCCGGGTGGCCGTGGCGTGCACCGCCGGAGATCATTCCGTGAGGAGGTCGGTGGACGATGGTGAAGGACAGTGAACTGCGGCATCTGCGCCGCTGTGTGGAGCTGGCCGTGGCGGCGCTCGAGACGGGGGACGAACCCTTCGGGTCGGTGCTCGTGGCGGCGGACGGCACGGCGCTGGCCGAGGACCGCAACCGGGTGGCGGGCGGGGACCACACCCGGCATCCCGAGTTCGAGCTGGCCCGCTGGGCGGCCGCGCATCTGACGCCCGGCCAGCGGGCCGGTGCCACCGTCTACACCTCCGGCGAGCACTGCCCGATGTGCGCGGCCGCGCACGCCTGGGTGGGGCTCGGCCGCATCGTGTACATCGTCTCCTCGGAACAGCTGACCGGCTGGCTGGCCGAGTGGGGGGTACCGCAGGGACCGGTACGGCCGCTGCCCGTCCACGAGGTCGCGCCCGGTGTGGCCGTGGAGGGGCCGGTGCCGGGCCTGGTGGGCCAGGTGCGGGAGCTGCACCGGCGCCGCTTGCGGTCGTGACTGTCCTGCGGGTCAGCCGAGTTCGAGGGTGGTGACGCCGAACACGCGGTCCTGGGCGTGTGCGCGGACCGGTCCCGTGTACATCCGGGCGGTCTCGAAGGAGGCCCGGAGTCCGGCCGCCTCGGCGAGAGCGATGCCGGCTTTGTTGGGCTCGGGCACGTCGATGGCGACCTCGCGTCCGGCGGCCTCGGCCGCGAGCGCGGCGAACAGCGCCCGGGCGTCCTCGGCGGTGTCGGCGAACAGGGGGCCGATGCGCAGGCTGTCGCGGCCGGGGCGCAGCACGCCGTAGCCGGTCACGCGTGCGCCGTCGTGGCGGACGAAGGCCCGGTGGCCGGGGCCGGTGAGCCACTCGGCGAGGAAGCGCGGCCGGTCGGCCGGCCAGCAGGCGCCGTCGTAGGAGGTGATCGCGGCGAGGTCGGCGGGACCGGCCGGACGGACGCCGTCGGACGGCTCGCCCAGCGGGGCGGCGCCGGTGAACCGGATGGTGCGGTAGGCGAGTTCGAACCCGGACTGGCGGTAGTTGTCCTGCTGAGCCACGACTCCGTCCAGGCCGACGGTACGTTCCCCGGCGTGCGCCAGAGCGGTCTTCCAGGTGGTGAGGCCGTGGCCGTGGCCGCGCAGGTCGGGGCGGACCAGGTAGCAGCCCAGGAAGGCGTAGTCCGGGCCGTAGTTCACGACCGAGATGGCCGACACCGGCTCCCCGTCGATCCGGCCGAGGAAGAAACCGGCCGGATCCTGCGTGAAGAACGCGGGCCCGTCGGACACCCCGGGATTCCAGCCCTCCGCCCCGGCCCATCCGGCGATCACCGGCCAGTCGTCGAGGGTGGCCTGCGTGACGACGAGGTCGTAGGGGGCCGCAGAGGTCATCGGTGTGCTCCAGTTGCGTCGGGTCCGGACTGACGTTCCGCATCCTTCCGGATCAACGGGGGCCGCACCACGGGAAGATCAGCCGTTACGGAACCCCGCGCCGCACGCAGCAGCGCGGGTGCCGTGGCGACCACGAACAGCCCGAAGAGGGTGATCGGCAGCAGCCCCACCGGCCGCAGCAGCCGGGTGGGATCCGCCGCCACCCAGGCGCCGTTGACGTACCAGTTGGCGAGGACGTCCAGTGTCATCACGACGGCCGCCAGCTTGAAGCCCCAGGGACGCAGCCACAGGGTGAGGGCGGCGGCGAGCGGGTCGAGGACGACCAGGGCGACGAAGAACACCTGCAACGGCAGCGGACCGAAGCCGGCGTAGGCGTGCAGCCCGCCACGTGCCAGGTACTGGGCGTGGTAGCCGGTGCCTTCCAGGAATCCGCCGGTGGAGATCACGAGAACCACGCGTGCCCAGCGCGGCAGTGCTCGCCACCGCCCGTGTATGCCGTCCGTCACCGGGACAACGTACTGCACGTGTGTCCGGGCCCCACCGGGCCGGCGACCGGTGGGGCGTGCGCCGTGGGGGGAGTCAGCGGCAGCGGGCGGGGCGGAAGCGGCGGTAGAGGAGGGCGCCGCTGAGGAGGAGTACGGCACTGCCGGCGGCCGCGGGGACGGTCGCGTCCGCTCCGGTGTGGGCCAGGGCGGAGACCGCCGGCCGCGGGGCGGCCGGTACGGGGTGGTGCTGCACGGGTGCCGCGTGCCGGGGGGCCGGGCTGCGCGGGGGCTCGGGACTGCGGGGGTGGTCGCCGTTGACCGAGGTGTTGCCGGTGGCCGGGTTACCGACGCCGACGACGTCGACGCTGTTGCCGCTGACGTTCACCGGCAGGTCCACGGGGAGCTGGATGCCGTTGCCGGAGAGCACCCCGGGCGAGTCCTTCGCGCCACCGTGGGCAACGGCACCGCCGGACCGTGGCGAGTGGCTCTTTCCGGTGCCGCCGGTGTTCGCGCAGCGGTTGCCCGCCGCGGGGTTGAGCAGCCCCACCACGTTCACGGTGTTGCCGCACACGTTCACCGGCAGCTGCACCGGGAGCTGGATGCCGTTGCCGGAGATCAGCCCGGGCGAACCGGCCGCGGAGCCGTCGGCGGTGGCTCCGTCGGCCGCGAAGGCGGCGGACACCGGCAGCGCCACGGCCATCGCTCCGGAGGCGGTGGCGAGGGCGATCACACCGTTTCGGGTAGCCCGTCTCATAGGTTCCCTGCCTTCCAGACGTCATCGCGGGCACTCACCCGCATCACTTAAAACGCAGGTGAACCATCCGAGTTATGGCTTATCGGCCTTTCACCCCGTCGAGCGACAGTGTTATCGAACCGCATGCAAAGCCCCTCAATGATCATTAATAGGGAACAAAAGGTGCGAATCATAGGACACGGGGCCCCGAACCGCCCGCCCGGAGGCGGGCGCTCCGGGGCCCGCTTATGGTGATCCGAGGGCGCCGTCCCCTGGTCCGCGACAGGCGTCCCGGGAGGCGATCGATGCTGGCCAAGCTGTCCACACGGCTCGCCGTGCGGCGCTGCGCGGGTACCGGATTCCTCGCCCTGGCGCTGCTCGGAGCCGGGCTGCCCGCGACCGCCTCAACCGCCCGGCCGCAGCCGGACCTGACCCGCTTCTACCGGCAGAAACCGGCCTGGACGGCCTGCAGGGGCTCGGACATGCCCAAGGACCTGCAGTGCGCCAAGGTCACCGTGCCGCTCGACTACGCACGGCCCCGCGCCGGGACCCTCGACATAGCCCTGGCCCGCTACCGGGCGACGGGGAAGTCGCAGGGCTCGGTGGTGCTGAACTTCGGCGGCCCGGGCGGCCAGGGAGTCAGCGAACTCGGCACCGACGGGCGGGAGTTCCTGGACCTGACCAACGGCTACGACGTGGTGACCTTCGACCCGCGCGGCGTCGGCCGCTCCTCCCCCGTCAGCTGCGGCGACGGCGCCGGTGCTGTCGCGGGTGCGACCGACGACACCGCCGGCATCGACCATCCGCAGGCACTGCTCGGGCAGTTGAAGAAGGCCGCCGACCAGTGCGCCCGGTACTCCGGCCCCGTGCTGTCCCACATCGGCACCGTCAACGCCTCCCGCGACCTGGACGTCATCCGCCAGGCCCTCGGCGACAAGAAGCTCAACTACCTCGGCTTCTCCTACGGAACACGGCTCGGTGCGGTCTACGCGGCGCAGTTCCCGCACAAGGTCGGCCGGTTCGTCCTCGACGGGGTGGACACACTGACCGAGCCGCTGTCCGAGCAGGGGGTGGCCGGGGCCGAGGGGCAGCAGACCGCACTGGACGATTTCCTGGACTGGTGTACGACGGACATCGCCTGCCCGTTCGGCCAGGACCGGCGTGCGGCCGGGGACCGGGTCGTCCGGCTGGTGCGCTCGCTCGACGCGAACCCGGTCCCCATCGACCCCGCTGACAAGTTCTCCGGCCAGGACCTGGTGGGCGCCCTCGGACAGGCCCTCTACAGCAAGCGGTCGTGGCCTTCGCTGGAGCGGGCGCTGGCCTCACTGGCCCAGGACGGCGACACCCGCGGCGTGCTG
This region includes:
- a CDS encoding nucleoside deaminase, with product MVKDSELRHLRRCVELAVAALETGDEPFGSVLVAADGTALAEDRNRVAGGDHTRHPEFELARWAAAHLTPGQRAGATVYTSGEHCPMCAAAHAWVGLGRIVYIVSSEQLTGWLAEWGVPQGPVRPLPVHEVAPGVAVEGPVPGLVGQVRELHRRRLRS
- a CDS encoding GNAT family N-acetyltransferase, which codes for MTSAAPYDLVVTQATLDDWPVIAGWAGAEGWNPGVSDGPAFFTQDPAGFFLGRIDGEPVSAISVVNYGPDYAFLGCYLVRPDLRGHGHGLTTWKTALAHAGERTVGLDGVVAQQDNYRQSGFELAYRTIRFTGAAPLGEPSDGVRPAGPADLAAITSYDGACWPADRPRFLAEWLTGPGHRAFVRHDGARVTGYGVLRPGRDSLRIGPLFADTAEDARALFAALAAEAAGREVAIDVPEPNKAGIALAEAAGLRASFETARMYTGPVRAHAQDRVFGVTTLELG
- a CDS encoding chaplin, giving the protein MIALATASGAMAVALPVSAAFAADGATADGSAAGSPGLISGNGIQLPVQLPVNVCGNTVNVVGLLNPAAGNRCANTGGTGKSHSPRSGGAVAHGGAKDSPGVLSGNGIQLPVDLPVNVSGNSVDVVGVGNPATGNTSVNGDHPRSPEPPRSPAPRHAAPVQHHPVPAAPRPAVSALAHTGADATVPAAAGSAVLLLSGALLYRRFRPARCR
- a CDS encoding alpha/beta hydrolase, which gives rise to MLAKLSTRLAVRRCAGTGFLALALLGAGLPATASTARPQPDLTRFYRQKPAWTACRGSDMPKDLQCAKVTVPLDYARPRAGTLDIALARYRATGKSQGSVVLNFGGPGGQGVSELGTDGREFLDLTNGYDVVTFDPRGVGRSSPVSCGDGAGAVAGATDDTAGIDHPQALLGQLKKAADQCARYSGPVLSHIGTVNASRDLDVIRQALGDKKLNYLGFSYGTRLGAVYAAQFPHKVGRFVLDGVDTLTEPLSEQGVAGAEGQQTALDDFLDWCTTDIACPFGQDRRAAGDRVVRLVRSLDANPVPIDPADKFSGQDLVGALGQALYSKRSWPSLERALASLAQDGDTRGVLNFASGGAGLPALPGRARPTAAHKERRKGGGLVDPQYIPADNLPAALMAIDCADDPDRPDAARLTKDLKNLLATYEQASPVFGRYRLTELLMCYGRPRGTDFIRDRVKNVDTARMLLVGTRGDPATPYQWTVETAARLGSSAVVLDNKGDGHTGYTSSACVHREVDDFLLYGSLPPGGSSCPADGKDWSATTGSDD